In Spirochaeta thermophila DSM 6578, the DNA window AGCACCTCTTGGGCCCGCACCGGCTCGGGCCCCGTCACCCGGGTATACGACCCCTGGGGCGTAAGCAGATAGGAGTGGGTGGTGTCGGCGAAATAGGTGGTGAGGATACGTATCACCTTCCTCTTGAGCCCCGGACTCTCGACGGGGATCATGAGTTCCACCCGCCGCTCGAGGTTTCTCGGCATCCAGTCGGCACTTGCGATGAAGAGATCGGGCTCTCCCCCGTTCTCGAAGTAGTAGATGCGGGAATGTTCCAGGAACCTGTCCACAATGCTCACCACTCTGATCCGCTCGCTCAAACCCGGCACTCCGGGTACGAGCATACATACCCCCCTCACGTTGAGGAGCACCTCCACTCCCTCCTGAGACGCCCGATAGAGGGCCTCGATGACATCGGGATCGGCGAGTGCGTTCATCTTCGCCATGATGCGGCCGCTCTCTCCATCGCGGACGCGATGTATCTCACGCTCGATGAGAGAGATCAGTCTGGGCTTGAGTGTGTGAGGAGCGACCGCCAGCTTCTGGAGGGAGGTGATATTGGTATACCCCGTCACCATGTTGAAGAAATGGGCGATCTCGGCCGCGAGATCCTCTCGGGAAGTCATGAACCCGATGTCGGAGTACAACTGGGCCGTCCGCTCGTTGTAGTTCCCCGTAGAGACGTGAACGTAACGCCGAATCCCCTTCCCATCCTTTCGTATCACCATGAGAGCCTTGGCGTGTACCTTGAGATGTGAAATACCGTAGAGTACGATGGCTCCCGCCCGTTCCAGCCTCTTCGCCCACTCGATGTTCCTCGCCTCGTCGAACCGGGCTTTGAGCTCCAGGAGGACCACCACCTGCTTCCCCTTTCTGGCGGCCCTCTCCAGGGCCGCCACGATCCTTGAATCCTTCGCCGTCCTGTAGAGAACGATCTTCACGACGAGGACCTCGGGATCTTCTGCCGCCTCCTCAAGGAGGCGGATGACCGGATAGAAGGATTCGTAGGGATGGTGAAGGAGGAGATCCCGATCGTCCAGGACCTCCAGGATCGATCGCTCCTCCTCGTAGCCCGCCGGCATCACAGGCGGCCAGGGAGGATCCTTGAGATCCGCCCGATCGATCCCTTCGTAGAGCGCGAACAACGACGAAAGGGCCAGCGGCACCCCTGTCCGGAACACCGCGTCTTCCTCGAGTTCCAACTCCTCCCGCACCGCCTCGGCGAGACGGTCCGCCCCCTCCCTCACGAAGAGGGCCACCGCCCGGCTCGAGGCCCTATCCTCGAGCACCTCCTCCATGGCCCTGAGGAAATCCTCGTCCCGCTCTTCGTCCACCGAGAGATCCGCATCCCTGAGCACCCGAAAGACCATGACATCCCTCACCCCGGGCACGAGATCCGGGAGGAAGGCCTCGATCATCTCTTCCAAGAAGGTCCAGCG includes these proteins:
- the ppk1 gene encoding polyphosphate kinase 1; this translates as MNQRFFHRDLSWVEFNARVLAEGLREDVPLLERVKFLAITGSNFDEFFQVRVATLRKQRRRGDRSTCPSGIRPSEAIDRIHRRVRELLRSAYEGFEQRILPQLEAEGIPRIPRSEFDEEVKGFFLREVFPLLTPVSLEGAFPFLHPERFWILGCGDEGRKVLVEIPPMLPPVVFFPGPGGRVRWTFLEEMIEAFLPDLVPGVRDVMVFRVLRDADLSVDEERDEDFLRAMEEVLEDRASSRAVALFVREGADRLAEAVREELELEEDAVFRTGVPLALSSLFALYEGIDRADLKDPPWPPVMPAGYEEERSILEVLDDRDLLLHHPYESFYPVIRLLEEAAEDPEVLVVKIVLYRTAKDSRIVAALERAARKGKQVVVLLELKARFDEARNIEWAKRLERAGAIVLYGISHLKVHAKALMVIRKDGKGIRRYVHVSTGNYNERTAQLYSDIGFMTSREDLAAEIAHFFNMVTGYTNITSLQKLAVAPHTLKPRLISLIEREIHRVRDGESGRIMAKMNALADPDVIEALYRASQEGVEVLLNVRGVCMLVPGVPGLSERIRVVSIVDRFLEHSRIYYFENGGEPDLFIASADWMPRNLERRVELMIPVESPGLKRKVIRILTTYFADTTHSYLLTPQGSYTRVTGPEPVRAQEVLYRLSQREDVSFSSYEEEGRFRVRKKR